In Corvus hawaiiensis isolate bCorHaw1 chromosome 33, bCorHaw1.pri.cur, whole genome shotgun sequence, one genomic interval encodes:
- the LOC125318952 gene encoding butyrophilin subfamily 3 member A2-like, with the protein MGSRFQPAVTLPILVFLQIIPGVTGQYSIIPPDSPVLGVVGDGAVLPCQLQGRIIPEKLSIQWIFSGSSTESAVATFDGKTPQNPFLEFEGYRSRTEFFPSEFHRGNLSLLLKNVRPSDQGEYTCSVFLENWYDQVVVELDVAAQGAEPSVFLDGHAGNGISLSCRSQGWFPAPSVVWLDSQGQTRPEEVTTRSTAGPSSGIFDVVSSMSLELGSDREVSCRVVNEVLNATRESRVRIADSFFPSTSPWMISSLIILCVDLGILGAAVYKMKRSLMETGKAERSRKEAGTEKDRLKAQLDRLRAELGKRGP; encoded by the exons ATGGGATCCAGATTCCAGCCAGCAGTGACTCTTCCCatccttgttttcctgcagaTCATTCCCGGGGTCACAG GCCAGTACAGCATAATTCCTCCTGACAGCCCTGTCCTTGGAGTCGTCGGGGATGGAGCCGTCCTGCCCTGCCAGTTACAAGGCAGAATAATCCCAGAGAAACTTTCCATCCAGTGGATCTTCTCTGGGAGCTCCACAGAAAGTGCAGTGGCCACTTTTGATGGGAAAACCCCTCAGAATCCATTTCTGGAGTTCGAGGGCTATCGGAGCAGGACGGAGTTTTTCCCATCGGAATTCCACCGGGGAAATCTGTCCCTTCTCCTGAAGAACGTCCGTCCCTCAGACCAAGGGGAATACACCTGCAGCGTCTTCCTAGAGAACTGGTACGACCAGGTCGTGGTGGAACTGGATGTGGCAG CTCAGGGTGCCGAGCCCTCGGTTTTCCTGGATGGACACGCTGGGAACGGcatcagcctctcctgcagatCCCAGGGATGGTTCCCGGCGCCCTCCGTGGTTTGGCTGGACAGCCAAGGCCAGACGCGGCCGGAGGAAGTGACCACTCGGAGCACTGCAGGCCCTTCCTCCGGCATCTTTGATGTCGTGAGTTCCAtgagcctggagctgggatcGGACCGGGAAGTGTCCTGCAGGGTGGTCAACGAGGTGCTCAACGCCACGCGGGAATCCCGAGTCCGGATTGCAG attccttcttcccttccacATCCCCCTGGATGATCTCTTCCCTCATCATTTTATGTGTGGATTTGGGAATTCTCGGGGCCGCGGTTTATAAAATGAAAC gcaGTTTAATGGAAACCGGGAAAGCAG AGCGCTCGAGGAAGGAGGCGGGGACAG aaaaagacCGTTTGAAGGCACAGCTGG ACCGACTCCGAGCCGAGCTGGGTAA GAGAGGGCCCTGA
- the LOC125318972 gene encoding uncharacterized protein C10orf95-like: MIGCAPGRGREEEAVRRLSGTGQPCRCRCRWRSGTAPGRRERSRRSPWSCWSSAAPAGSGSAPSGNRGCCLACTPCAGAASGPRREPPAATGRCLAAPCATSSVPSVTSWRTSSCRTAGLGQPSAMAAGRAAPAVRTTQRPPASAWSARSRCVRPAWRPIRGSGTPGTTPCGPWVSPWHLLAPACPCSHHCVTPTCRPVRGSGTPGTSLSLSMAPVPSFSPSAAAQSVPPPVPVLVFVLVTPVPVTVPVPPLTRR; encoded by the exons ATGATTGGCTGTGCGCCAGGGCGGGGGCGGGAGGAGGAGGCCGTGCGGCGTTTGAGTGGGACGGGGCAGCCATGTCGGTGCCGCTGCCGGTGGCGGTCGGGAACGGCCCCGGGGCGACGGGAGCGGAGCCGCCGgagcccctggagctgctggagctctgcgGCGCCTGCCGGGAGCGGCTCAGCCCCCAGCGGGAACCGCGGTTGCTGCCTTGCCTGCACTCCGTGTGCCGGGGCTGCCTCGGGGCcgcgccgggagccgccggcaGCGACGGGCAGG TGTTTGGCTGCCCCGTGTGCCACCAGCAGTGTCCCCTCGGTGACATCATGGAGAACTTCTTCCTGCAggacagcggggctgggccAGCCCTCGGCCATGGCAGCAGGCAG agCTGCACCAGCTGTGAGGACAACGCAGCGGCCACCAGCTTCTGCCTGGAGTGCGCGGAGCCGCTGTGTGAGACCTGCGTGGAGGCCCATCAGAGGGTCAGGTACACCCGGGACCACACCGTGCGGGCCTTGGGTGAGTCCCTGGCACCTCCTggcccctgcctgtccctgttcccatcaCTGTGTGACACCTACGTGCAGGCCCGTCAGAGGGTCAGGTACACCCGGCACCTCTCTGTCACTGTCCATGGCCCCAGTCCCATCCTTCTCACCCTCTGCGGCTGCTCAGTCTGTGccacctcctgtccctgtccttgtgTTTGTCCTTGTGACTCCAGtccctgtcactgtccctgtcccgccCTTAACAAGGCGCTGA
- the LOC125318975 gene encoding tripartite motif-containing protein 72-like: MGSFPFPAVPVALDPEARPLDPWDLPSPFRGWVLVARDALGAGKRYWEVELGRERDWALGVIRYRSSLPGPHSWHSWHSRHCWALCASQGQLFSSGSGSRLLRKQSQGLSTLGLFLNSEEERLEFYDVEQRDLVAVMSLGSGDNPVGGFFPFISRMQTGTLRIRPVPIPVPLKKHRGV, translated from the coding sequence ATGGGATCCTTCCCGTTCCCCGCAGTTCCCGTGGCACTGGATCCCGAGGCGCGGCCCCTGGATCCGTGGGATCTGCCCTCTCCATTCCGGGGCTGGGTGCTGGTGGCGAGGGACGCGCTGGGAGCCGGGAAGCGCTACTGGGAAGTGGAGCTGGGCCGGGAGCGGGACTGGGCGCTGGGAGTGATTCGGTACAGATCGAGCCTTCCCGGGCCACATTCCTGGCATTCCTGGCATTCCCGGCATTGCTGGGCTCTGTGCGCATCCCAGGGACAGCTTTTCtccagcggcagcggcagccgCCTGCTCAGGAAGCAGAGCCAGGGTCTCTCCACGCTCGGGCTGTTCCTGAACTCGGAGGAAGAGCGGCTGGAATTTTATGACGTGGAGCAGAGGGATCTGGTGGCGGTGATGTCGCTGGGCTCTGGAGACAATCCCGTGGGAGGGTTCTTCCCGTTTATATCTAGAATGCAAACGGGGACGCTCCGGATCCGCCCGGTGCCGATCCCAGTCCCACTGAAGAAACACCGTGGGGtctga
- the LOC125318977 gene encoding butyrophilin subfamily 2 member A1-like, whose protein sequence is MKAELDFWEARSHAVPVALDPEARPLDLGDAQDPLQVPVLVARDALGAGKRYWEVELGRERDWALGVLRDGPSLAGPHSRDSRHSRRCWALRASQGQLFSSGSGSRLLREQSRGLSALGVFLDSEEERLEFYDVEQKDLVAVMSLGAGEDPSGKFFPFVSQGEEGTLRIRPVPMPVPL, encoded by the exons ATGAAAGCTGAGCTGG ATTTCTGGGAAGCCCGGAGCCACGCGG TTCCCGTGGCGCTGGATCCCGAGGCGCGGCCCCTGGATCTCGGGGATGCGCAGGATCCGCTCCAGGTGCCGGTGCTGGTGGCGAGGGACGCGCTGGGAGCCGGGAAGCGCTACTGGGAAGTGGAGCTGGGCCGGGAGCGGGACTGGGCGCTGGGAGTGCTGCGGGACGGACCGAGCCTTGCCGGGCCGCATTCCCGGGATTCCCGGCATTCCCGGCGTTGCTGGGCTCTGCGCGCATCCCAGGGACAGCTTTTCtccagcggcagcggcagccgCCTGCTCAGGGAGCAGAGCCGGGGTCTCTCCGCGCTCGGGGTGTTCCTGGACTCGGAGGAAGAGCGGCTGGAATTTTATGACGTGGAGCAGAAGGATCTGGTGGCGGTGATGTCGCTGGGGGCCGGGGAGGATCCCTCGGGAAAGTTCTTCCCGTTTGTATCCCAAGGGGAAGAGGGGACGCTCCGGATCCGCCCGGTGCCGATGCCGGTGCCGCTTTAA
- the LOC125318963 gene encoding butyrophilin subfamily 3 member A2-like, producing MGSRFRPAVTLPILVFLQIIPGVTGQYSIIPPDSPVLGVVGDGAVLPCQLQGRIIPEKLSIQWIFSGSSTENAVATFDGKNPQNPFLEFAGYRGRTEFFPSEFHQGNLSLLLKNVRPSDQGKYTCVIFLDNWYNEVVVELDVAAQGAEPSVFLDGHAGNGISLSCRSQGWFPAPSVVWLDSQGQTRPEEVTTRSTPGPSSGIFDVVSSMSLEPGSDQEVSCRVVNEVLNATRESRVRIADFFFPSPSPSTWMIVSLIVLSLDLGIIGAIIARLRKKAKKGKKEKKKETKGF from the exons ATGGGATCCAGATTCCGGCCAGCAGTGACTCTTCCCatccttgttttcctgcagaTCATTCCCGGGGTCACAG GCCAGTACAGCATAATTCCTCCTGACAGCCCCGTCCTTGGAGTCGTCGGGGATGGAGCCGTCCTGCCCTGCCAGTTACAAGGCAGAATAATCCCGGAGAAACTTTCCATCCAGTGGATCTTCTCTGGGAGCTCCACAGAAAATGCAGTGGCCACTTTTGATGGGAAAAATCCTCAAAATCCATTTCTGGAGTTCGCGGGCTATCGGGGCAGGACGGAGTTTTTCCCATCGGAATTCCACCAGGGAAATCTGTCCCTTCTCCTGAAGAACGTCCGTCCCTCAGACCAAGGGAAATACACCTGTGTCATCTTCCTAGACAACTGGTACAATGAGGTTGTGGTGGAACTGGATGTGGCAG CTCAGGGTGCCGAGCCCTCGGTTTTCCTGGATGGACACGCTGGGAACGGcatcagcctctcctgcagatCCCAGGGATGGTTCCCGGCGCCCTCCGTGGTTTGGCTGGACAGCCAAGGCCAGACGCGGCCGGAGGAAGTGACCACTCGGAGCACTCCGGGCCCTTCCTCCGGCATCTTTGATGTCGTGAGTTCCATGAGCCTGGAGCCGGGATCGGACCAGGAAGTGTCCTGCAGGGTGGTCAACGAGGTGCTCAACGCCACGCGGGAATCCCGAGTCCGGATTGCAG atttcttcttcccttccccttccccttccactTGGATGATTGTTTCCCTCATAGTTTTAAGTCTGGATTTGGGAATTATCGGGGCTATTATTG CCAGGTTGAGGAAGAAGgcgaagaaaggaaaaaaggaaaagaaaaaagaaaccaaaggaTTTTGA